A window of the Arachis duranensis cultivar V14167 chromosome 5, aradu.V14167.gnm2.J7QH, whole genome shotgun sequence genome harbors these coding sequences:
- the LOC107488347 gene encoding uncharacterized protein LOC107488347, protein MHVVSTSKLLLQKLRDNGWCNLLEIVKKFCEKHKIDIPDMSTQYTVGRGRSRQPKITIEHHYRVDVFLAAIDSQIQELNGRFNEETMELLTLSTALDPKDNFKLFNIQNICKLAEKFYPSDFSDHEMIFLNAELQHYAFDISNHLKDVGTLYELCPRLKETGKSRTYHLVDRLIRNVLTLPVSTATTERAFSAMKIVKTRLQSKMAHEFLADNLVIYIEKEIAATFSTNSIIDDFESRKKCRA, encoded by the coding sequence ATGCATGTTGTTTCCACATCAAAACTACTTCTTCAAAAATTGAGGGATAATGGTTGGTGTAATTTACTTGAGATTGTTAAGAAGTTTTGTGAGAAACATAAAATTGACATCCCTGATATGAGTACACAATACACTGTTGGAAGAGGTCGATCTCGTCAACCAAAGATAACAATCGAGCATCATTATCGAGTTGATGTGTTTTTGGCAGCAATTGACTCTCAAATTCAAGAGTTAAATGGTAGATTCAATGAGGAAACCATGGAGCTTTTGACTTTAAGTACTGCTTTGGACCCTAAagataattttaagttgtttaATATTCAGAATATATGCAAGTTAGCTGAAAAGTTTTATCCTTCAGATTTTTCTGATCATgaaatgatttttttgaatgCTGAATTGCAACATTATGCATTTGATATATCGAATCATCTAAAAGATGTTGGGACACTTTATGAGTTATGTCCAAGATTGAAGGAAACAGGAAAATCAAGAACTTATCATTTGGTTGATAGATTGATTCGCAATGTCTTGACTCTTCCAGTATCTACAGCAACAACAGAAAGAGCTTTCTCGGCAATGAAAATTGTTAAAACAAGACTTCAGAGTAAAATGGCACACGAATTTCTTGCAGATAATTTAGTCATTTACATTGAGAAAGAAATTGCAGCTACTTTCAGTACAAATTCAATAATAGATGACTTTGAATCAAGGAAAAAATGTCGAGCTTAA